Proteins from one Paenibacillus amylolyticus genomic window:
- the gerD gene encoding spore germination lipoprotein GerD codes for MKRPLWQLCCVVLGLSVMLAGCGSDQSSSPPQGSYKEMKTMVVDILKSDEGKKAVEEALTGQSSSSGGSGSEEGGGSGGASGSIGMKMLMPVQSSEQIRIAVKDTITAPEYKKEFEKIMTDPQFAGEFAKVINAQSKQLHMELIKDPTYQKSVESIMKSPEVSKMFMDMTKTPDYRKQTMTVMQEVMQNPLFRMEVLTLLKKVVQDELQPKVESGGQQGQGQEQGGQQDGQGGSDGGDGGSSGDSGGGGS; via the coding sequence ATGAAACGGCCTTTGTGGCAGCTATGCTGTGTCGTACTGGGGCTATCCGTCATGCTTGCCGGTTGCGGTTCAGATCAGAGTTCTTCGCCTCCTCAGGGCAGTTATAAAGAAATGAAAACAATGGTTGTAGATATTTTGAAAAGTGACGAAGGCAAGAAAGCAGTGGAGGAAGCTCTTACAGGTCAAAGCTCATCCAGCGGAGGCAGTGGTTCAGAAGAAGGTGGCGGTTCGGGTGGTGCCTCGGGATCCATTGGTATGAAAATGTTAATGCCTGTGCAATCTTCGGAACAAATACGTATTGCAGTAAAAGATACCATCACAGCTCCCGAGTATAAGAAGGAATTTGAAAAGATCATGACCGATCCGCAGTTTGCGGGTGAATTTGCCAAAGTGATCAACGCACAAAGTAAACAACTTCATATGGAACTGATTAAAGATCCCACCTATCAAAAGTCTGTTGAATCCATTATGAAGTCACCTGAAGTATCCAAGATGTTCATGGATATGACAAAGACTCCGGATTATCGTAAACAGACGATGACTGTCATGCAGGAAGTGATGCAAAACCCGTTGTTCCGCATGGAAGTGCTCACTTTACTCAAGAAGGTAGTACAGGACGAATTGCAACCCAAAGTAGAGAGTGGCGGTCAACAAGGACAAGGACAAGAACAAGGCGGACAGCAAGACGGCCAAGGTGGTAGTGATGGCGGAGATGGTGGAAGCAGTGGAGATTCGGGCGGCGGAGGATCATAA
- a CDS encoding KinB-signaling pathway activation protein, translated as MNLRKWFFLFWTALLIGAAGALGTGLIMMLVNGEKTNGLNDFLLYLLILFGSGVMISVYSQMGFFAYLILNYMGKGVFPKRGWQIVQVVLTVLALFDVMFLRLFVGETGNVYRILC; from the coding sequence TTGAATTTGCGTAAATGGTTTTTCCTATTTTGGACAGCCTTGCTTATTGGGGCCGCGGGAGCATTAGGCACAGGATTGATTATGATGCTGGTGAACGGGGAGAAAACCAATGGGTTGAATGATTTTCTTCTGTATCTTTTGATCCTATTTGGATCAGGAGTTATGATCAGCGTGTATTCACAAATGGGTTTCTTTGCATATCTGATTTTGAATTATATGGGTAAAGGTGTATTCCCAAAGCGCGGTTGGCAGATCGTGCAGGTTGTATTAACGGTGTTAGCCCTGTTTGACGTGATGTTTTTACGTCTATTTGTTGGGGAGACCGGGAACGTATATCGGATATTGTGTTAG
- a CDS encoding KinB-signaling pathway activation protein, producing the protein MAAAIVTAYVKVKLTHISALVPTLFFMIAVTIVETIGVLRIDVNAATIFIVVPLLLCNAYQMLILHRLVDVSAKRSVSGEAKSLKESRA; encoded by the coding sequence TTGGCAGCTGCAATTGTTACCGCTTACGTTAAAGTAAAGCTCACGCATATCTCCGCGCTTGTACCTACACTCTTTTTCATGATTGCCGTCACCATAGTGGAGACAATTGGCGTATTACGTATTGATGTAAATGCAGCAACCATATTTATTGTGGTTCCCTTGCTCTTATGTAATGCATACCAAATGCTGATATTGCACAGGCTGGTGGATGTATCGGCAAAGCGCAGCGTGAGTGGAGAGGCCAAATCGTTGAAAGAAAGTCGCGCATGA
- the pdaB gene encoding polysaccharide deacetylase family sporulation protein PdaB, with amino-acid sequence MNSFYVFSGKKIKRYLIVLVAAIFAIGIIYLESGNVSVFSEEAPSAVYSVPTEKKVIALTFDISWGDKRTEPILKVLQENKVQKATFFLSSPWSKTHPEIVTAIKEAGYEIGSHGHRHENYSSLTEEEIRKEISTAHSILTDLTGKEPKLLRLPNGDFDKRVLQVANSLNYQVVQWDTDSLDWKNPGVQTIVDRVVSKAHPGDIVLLHASDSSKQTHEALPVIIDKLKNQGYEFVTVSELLNHSSVEGKEVRDQASAQ; translated from the coding sequence ATGAACTCGTTCTATGTATTTAGCGGCAAAAAGATTAAACGGTACCTGATTGTCCTCGTTGCTGCCATCTTTGCGATCGGTATTATTTATCTGGAGAGTGGCAATGTCTCCGTATTCTCGGAGGAAGCACCATCAGCGGTCTACAGCGTTCCAACCGAGAAGAAGGTAATTGCACTTACCTTTGACATTAGCTGGGGAGATAAACGTACAGAGCCGATTCTGAAAGTTCTTCAGGAGAACAAAGTGCAGAAGGCAACCTTTTTCCTTTCCTCCCCCTGGAGCAAGACACATCCCGAAATCGTCACTGCCATCAAAGAGGCAGGATATGAAATTGGCAGCCATGGTCACAGACATGAGAACTACAGCAGCCTGACCGAGGAAGAGATTCGCAAAGAAATTTCGACAGCTCATAGCATTTTAACCGATTTAACGGGAAAAGAACCGAAATTACTGCGTCTGCCTAACGGGGACTTTGACAAGCGGGTGCTCCAGGTAGCCAATAGTCTTAATTATCAGGTCGTTCAATGGGATACTGATTCCTTGGATTGGAAAAACCCCGGTGTACAGACTATTGTTGACCGCGTAGTTAGCAAAGCACATCCAGGGGACATCGTGCTGCTTCATGCAAGCGATTCTTCCAAACAAACTCATGAGGCACTTCCTGTCATTATCGACAAATTAAAAAATCAGGGCTATGAATTCGTAACCGTGTCTGAGTTGCTTAACCATTCCAGTGTCGAAGGCAAGGAAGTACGTGATCAAGCCAGCGCTCAATAA
- a CDS encoding stage II sporulation protein M: protein MLKFSTFLRDLGSIRSALIWAVVLFVAGIGAGWVSTGPLEELLLNQIGGLREVSERLEQGGNVQWNFFLFIFFNNAIKSVLVIYAGIFFGILPVIFLLINGMVLGFVVHTTMNYGASFYDIVVKGLLPHGIIEIPVIIIACAFGLKFGGLVVKSLVQLGSDKRNTLGSRWRTL from the coding sequence ATGTTAAAATTCAGTACATTTCTTAGAGATCTTGGATCCATCCGCAGTGCATTAATCTGGGCAGTAGTATTGTTTGTCGCTGGAATAGGGGCAGGGTGGGTAAGTACAGGGCCACTGGAAGAATTGTTGTTGAATCAAATTGGAGGTTTACGTGAAGTCAGTGAACGGCTGGAGCAGGGGGGCAATGTGCAATGGAACTTCTTCCTGTTTATCTTTTTCAATAATGCGATTAAAAGTGTGCTTGTCATCTATGCCGGTATATTCTTCGGTATTCTGCCAGTCATCTTCCTGCTGATCAATGGAATGGTCCTTGGATTCGTAGTGCACACCACCATGAATTATGGAGCGAGCTTCTATGATATTGTCGTTAAAGGTTTGCTTCCGCATGGCATTATCGAGATTCCCGTCATTATTATTGCTTGCGCATTCGGATTGAAGTTTGGTGGTCTGGTGGTTAAAAGTCTTGTACAACTTGGAAGTGACAAACGAAATACGCTGGGAAGTCGGTGGAGGACTTTATGA
- a CDS encoding WGxxGxxG family protein has translation MIKKGTTFIASVLLVAAIVSPAAASADGHMTKDMDTNGSRVRSYQDINYMDRTNTNLNMDGNYRNNGDYRTNSVRTNAATTNRDNDMDWGWLGLLGCLV, from the coding sequence ATGATAAAGAAAGGTACTACATTTATTGCTTCTGTGCTTCTGGTAGCCGCCATAGTTAGCCCTGCTGCTGCTTCTGCTGATGGGCATATGACCAAAGATATGGACACCAATGGTTCACGTGTCCGGTCTTATCAGGACATCAATTACATGGATCGCACAAACACCAACCTGAATATGGATGGAAACTACCGCAACAATGGTGACTATCGTACCAACAGTGTTCGTACTAACGCTGCGACAACCAACCGTGATAACGACATGGATTGGGGCTGGCTCGGTTTGCTGGGCTGCTTGGTTTAG
- the ppc gene encoding phosphoenolpyruvate carboxylase, translated as MTETMVTASKSQSNNLLRRDVRFLGNILGEVLVHQGGTELLDIVEKIRETSKSLRAEFLPELYAEFKTMIQELDSDNRHQVIRAFAIYFQLVNIAEQNHRIRRKRDYERSAGDAVQPGSIEKAVQDLKERGLSHTEVEEILDDLSLELVMTAHPTEAMRRVILDIHKRISEDVMLLDNPTLTLREREQLREKLLNEVITLWQTDELRDRKPTVLDEVRNGMYYFHETLFHVLPDVYQELERCLNKFYPDHDWHVPTYLRFGSWIGGDRDGNPSVTSDVTWQTLLMQRKLALREYQRIMIELMGHLSFSTNIIHVSDELVQSIEQDRNAVTLKKVDIWRNEKEPYRIKLAYMIAKLNNVLDENKLGQADRYHNAQDLIDDLMIIDRSLRHHFADYVADTTIRKMIRQVELFGFHTAALDVRQHSKEHESAMSEILAKMNIVEDYARLTEDGKIDLLARLLDDPRPLTSPYHQYTEGTKECLDVFRTIKRAQNEFGTGCITSYLISMTQGASDLLEVMVFAKEVGLFTKGNNGEVVATLQAVPLFETIDDLHAASDIMQKLFNLPVYRASVKGRNELHEIMLGYSDSNKDGGVVTANWELRVAMNAITAVGNEHGVKLKFFHGRGGALGRGGMPLNRSILAQPPHTIGGGIKITEQGEVISSRYSLQGIAYRSLEQATSALITAALNGLEPQESESERHWDSIIKEISEVSLTKYQDLIFRDPDFFTFFKESTPLPEVGELNIGSRPSKRKGSDKFEDLRAIPWVFAWTQSRYLLPAWYAAGTGLQSFYQDKEENLVVLKEMYANFPFFRTLIDTVQMAVAKADLVIAKEYSAMTSNKEARDRIYGQIEAEFLLTKELILKITGEAGILDDVPVIQESIRLRNPYVDPLSYMQVQLLSELRDMRERGEDDTELLREVLLTINGIAAGLRNTG; from the coding sequence ATGACTGAAACTATGGTAACCGCCAGCAAAAGCCAATCCAACAACCTGCTTCGTAGAGACGTGCGGTTCCTGGGCAATATACTCGGAGAAGTTCTTGTCCATCAAGGCGGCACGGAGCTTCTAGATATCGTTGAGAAGATTCGGGAAACGAGCAAATCGTTGCGTGCAGAATTTCTGCCAGAGCTCTATGCAGAGTTCAAAACGATGATCCAGGAATTAGACTCGGACAATCGTCACCAGGTTATTCGGGCTTTCGCTATTTATTTTCAATTAGTTAATATTGCTGAACAAAACCATCGGATCCGGCGTAAACGGGATTATGAACGTTCTGCAGGGGACGCTGTGCAGCCAGGATCGATTGAGAAAGCAGTACAGGATCTGAAGGAACGTGGATTGTCTCATACAGAGGTGGAAGAGATTCTGGACGATTTGTCATTGGAACTCGTTATGACAGCTCACCCAACCGAAGCCATGCGCCGGGTTATTCTGGACATCCATAAACGGATATCCGAAGATGTCATGCTTCTTGATAATCCTACGCTGACGTTGCGTGAACGTGAACAGTTGCGTGAGAAACTGCTGAATGAGGTTATTACACTCTGGCAGACAGATGAGCTTCGCGACCGCAAACCGACTGTACTTGATGAAGTGCGGAACGGGATGTACTACTTTCATGAAACGCTGTTCCACGTACTTCCGGATGTATATCAGGAGCTGGAACGCTGCCTGAACAAATTTTATCCTGACCATGACTGGCATGTACCGACGTATTTGCGGTTCGGTTCCTGGATTGGTGGAGACCGGGATGGAAATCCTTCGGTAACTTCAGATGTAACATGGCAGACGCTGTTGATGCAACGTAAGCTCGCTTTGCGTGAATACCAACGGATTATGATTGAACTTATGGGACACCTCAGCTTCAGCACAAATATCATCCATGTATCGGATGAACTGGTGCAGTCGATTGAGCAAGACCGCAATGCTGTCACATTGAAAAAAGTGGATATCTGGCGGAATGAAAAAGAGCCATACCGCATCAAATTGGCCTATATGATTGCCAAGCTGAACAATGTACTGGATGAGAACAAATTAGGTCAGGCTGACCGTTATCATAATGCTCAGGATTTGATTGATGATCTAATGATTATTGATCGAAGTCTGCGCCATCATTTTGCCGATTACGTAGCGGATACGACCATTCGCAAAATGATTCGCCAAGTCGAGTTGTTTGGTTTCCATACTGCCGCATTGGATGTGCGTCAGCACAGCAAGGAACATGAAAGTGCGATGTCGGAAATTTTGGCGAAAATGAACATCGTAGAAGATTATGCGCGTCTAACGGAAGACGGTAAAATTGATCTGCTTGCTCGTTTGCTGGATGATCCACGTCCGCTTACTTCTCCTTATCATCAATACACGGAGGGAACCAAAGAGTGTCTGGATGTCTTCCGTACTATTAAGCGTGCCCAGAACGAATTTGGGACCGGCTGTATCACAAGTTACTTGATCAGTATGACGCAGGGCGCAAGTGACTTGCTGGAGGTTATGGTATTTGCCAAGGAAGTAGGCTTATTCACCAAAGGCAACAATGGTGAGGTTGTAGCTACACTTCAAGCGGTACCGCTGTTTGAAACCATTGATGATCTTCATGCGGCTTCGGACATTATGCAGAAGCTGTTCAACCTTCCTGTATACCGTGCAAGTGTAAAAGGACGGAATGAACTGCATGAAATCATGCTTGGTTATTCAGACAGTAACAAGGATGGCGGAGTGGTTACAGCCAACTGGGAATTGCGTGTGGCAATGAATGCGATCACGGCTGTAGGCAATGAACACGGCGTTAAGCTGAAGTTCTTCCATGGACGTGGTGGAGCTCTTGGACGTGGCGGCATGCCACTCAACCGCAGTATTCTTGCTCAACCACCGCATACCATTGGCGGAGGCATCAAGATCACTGAGCAGGGAGAGGTTATCTCTTCCCGTTATTCCCTACAGGGAATTGCATACCGTAGTCTGGAGCAGGCAACTTCTGCTTTGATTACAGCAGCACTGAACGGTCTTGAGCCGCAAGAATCTGAATCCGAGCGTCATTGGGACAGCATCATCAAAGAGATTTCGGAAGTATCCCTGACGAAATATCAGGACCTGATTTTCCGTGATCCGGACTTCTTTACCTTCTTCAAGGAATCCACACCGCTTCCAGAGGTGGGTGAACTGAATATTGGTTCACGTCCGTCCAAGCGGAAAGGTAGCGACAAGTTCGAAGATCTAAGAGCGATCCCTTGGGTATTTGCATGGACACAAAGTCGTTATCTGCTTCCGGCATGGTATGCGGCAGGAACAGGGCTGCAAAGTTTCTATCAGGATAAAGAAGAAAATCTGGTCGTCCTGAAAGAAATGTATGCAAACTTCCCATTCTTCCGCACGCTGATTGATACGGTGCAGATGGCTGTAGCTAAGGCAGATCTAGTCATTGCCAAAGAGTATTCAGCGATGACGTCCAACAAGGAAGCACGTGATCGCATTTACGGTCAGATCGAAGCCGAATTCTTACTCACCAAAGAGCTGATTCTGAAAATTACTGGAGAAGCTGGAATTCTGGATGATGTACCGGTTATTCAAGAATCCATTCGTCTTCGTAATCCTTATGTGGATCCATTGTCCTACATGCAGGTTCAACTTCTGAGCGAGCTCAGAGATATGCGTGAACGTGGCGAGGATGATACGGAACTGCTTAGAGAAGTGTTGCTGACAATCAATGGCATAGCTGCAGGACTGCGGAACACAGGCTGA
- the sigW gene encoding RNA polymerase sigma factor SigW, with protein sequence MDNLENRLVKLVLKGDQRAFAEIVELYKDKLFHLAYRMLNNRHEAEDVVQETFLRVFRNMEKYDPNQKFSTWIYRIATNLCIDRLRRKKPSYSLDAELNDQEGSDGYAMLPSDDRTPESEALLSETQTLIREAIDSLPAKYKSVMILRYLQDLSLQEISDVTGMPVTTIKTRVHRGRDFLRKKLEYKL encoded by the coding sequence GTGGACAATTTGGAGAACAGGCTTGTAAAACTGGTGCTGAAGGGCGACCAGAGAGCCTTCGCAGAAATCGTTGAACTATATAAGGACAAGCTATTTCATTTGGCATATCGGATGCTGAACAATCGTCATGAAGCTGAAGACGTTGTGCAGGAGACGTTTTTGCGTGTGTTTCGCAATATGGAGAAGTATGATCCGAACCAGAAGTTTTCCACATGGATATACCGGATCGCGACCAATCTGTGTATTGACCGACTGCGCAGAAAGAAACCTTCGTACTCTTTGGATGCTGAACTGAATGATCAGGAAGGATCTGATGGTTATGCGATGCTCCCGAGTGATGATCGTACACCGGAGAGTGAAGCACTCCTGTCAGAGACGCAGACGCTCATTCGTGAGGCTATTGACAGTTTGCCGGCCAAGTATAAGTCCGTTATGATTTTGAGATATTTACAGGACTTGTCGCTACAGGAGATCAGTGACGTGACAGGTATGCCCGTAACAACGATCAAGACACGTGTTCATCGGGGCCGTGATTTTTTACGTAAAAAGTTGGAGTATAAGTTATAA
- the cdaA gene encoding diadenylate cyclase CdaA, translated as MNYFADLTWTESIKDVIDILIVTYIMYKLILLVRGTRAVQLLKGILFLVLIWALSTWLNLYTLKWLMNQMFTFGVVAVFIIFQPELRRGLEQLGRGKLFGRSAAASDEELTVLIGEIIKSVNYLSRRKIGALVVFERETGLNDYTESGIKMHSLVSSELMINIFIPNTPLHDGAVIIQGKQISAATCYLPLSENPFISKELGTRHRAAIGITEVADAICLVVSEETGQVSLAMNGQVVRDIKEESLIAKLYEELRPTSNLKKNGWTTFWKRKGGRNNG; from the coding sequence ATGAATTATTTTGCTGACTTAACGTGGACAGAGTCCATTAAGGACGTTATCGATATATTGATCGTTACCTATATTATGTACAAACTGATTTTGCTTGTACGGGGTACACGTGCGGTTCAGCTCCTGAAAGGAATTCTGTTCCTTGTGCTGATCTGGGCATTAAGTACGTGGCTAAACCTGTATACGCTCAAATGGTTAATGAACCAGATGTTTACGTTTGGTGTCGTTGCGGTGTTCATTATCTTCCAGCCGGAACTGCGTCGTGGTCTGGAGCAATTGGGACGCGGTAAGCTGTTTGGTCGTTCAGCGGCAGCGAGTGATGAAGAATTAACAGTGTTAATTGGTGAAATTATTAAGTCAGTTAATTATTTGTCACGGCGTAAAATAGGTGCATTGGTCGTATTTGAACGTGAAACCGGTCTGAACGATTACACCGAATCAGGCATTAAGATGCACTCTCTGGTCAGCTCGGAGCTGATGATCAACATCTTTATTCCAAATACACCGCTCCATGATGGAGCCGTCATTATACAAGGAAAACAGATCTCGGCGGCAACCTGTTATTTGCCATTATCAGAGAATCCGTTTATCAGTAAGGAATTGGGAACACGTCATCGTGCAGCCATCGGGATTACCGAAGTTGCAGATGCGATCTGTTTGGTTGTCTCCGAGGAGACAGGACAAGTGTCGCTGGCAATGAATGGACAGGTTGTTCGTGATATTAAGGAAGAATCGCTAATTGCCAAACTGTATGAGGAGTTGCGCCCTACTTCCAATCTGAAAAAGAATGGCTGGACAACCTTCTGGAAACGGAAGGGAGGACGTAACAATGGATAA
- a CDS encoding CdaR family protein produces MDKWFNNNNFAKILALAVSLLLWFMIHLDEVPTTPTITTGTTNKVVERTVPVQPYGLDSNSYVLTSLSTDEVRLEIKGQRSMLTSIFTNDDYKVLVDLSQVKDGSNTLPLVPDLPSGVEVVSMEPSMVTVNVEKLGTKSFNVNIVPEGEPTAGYSAGTPVIEPSTPVKVTLPEGQLEAVAKVQGSVSVKDAKEDVIQKKVKLQAYDAEGKVLENAIITPQTVEVRVPVNQPYTSIPLRIKYSGQLPEGLVLSTVEPNVKEVSVYGSEDALAGIRSYDQVTLDLTQFDQSGTSTVDVDLTPPSGFEKIEPSSIQIKVTISPFDEVEETTKVFPNVPITLTGAGNGLEGTLVTPRSGGLNLTLTGSPSMLEGLSSEDLTLTGDLAGLAVGTHEIKLEADLPRFAKLDESSTALSATVKISEKAEDTTTTPSEDPTDEGTVAPDPSPAEVENGETEPVPDEEETESNTDTQDQGQQGSTSNRGNLNNNNSSTGSKSGSNP; encoded by the coding sequence ATGGATAAGTGGTTTAACAATAATAACTTTGCCAAAATACTTGCGCTGGCGGTGAGCCTGCTGCTCTGGTTCATGATTCATCTGGATGAAGTGCCAACCACGCCTACGATTACCACAGGCACAACCAACAAGGTTGTGGAACGTACGGTGCCTGTTCAACCTTATGGACTAGACAGCAACAGCTATGTGCTTACTTCATTAAGTACGGATGAGGTCCGGCTGGAGATCAAAGGACAGCGCTCGATGCTAACATCGATATTCACCAATGATGATTACAAGGTACTGGTCGATCTGAGTCAGGTGAAAGATGGGTCCAATACACTGCCGCTGGTACCTGATCTGCCTTCCGGGGTCGAAGTGGTCAGTATGGAGCCTTCCATGGTTACCGTAAATGTAGAGAAATTGGGCACCAAATCCTTCAATGTGAATATTGTACCCGAAGGGGAACCAACCGCTGGATACAGCGCTGGAACGCCCGTCATTGAACCTTCGACACCGGTTAAGGTAACTCTGCCCGAGGGACAACTTGAGGCTGTAGCGAAGGTTCAGGGCAGTGTGAGCGTGAAAGATGCCAAGGAAGATGTCATACAGAAAAAAGTGAAGCTTCAAGCATACGATGCTGAAGGCAAGGTCCTTGAAAATGCGATAATAACACCTCAAACGGTTGAAGTCCGTGTTCCGGTCAATCAGCCCTATACATCTATACCCTTAAGAATCAAATATTCGGGACAGCTCCCAGAAGGACTGGTTCTCTCCACAGTAGAGCCTAACGTGAAAGAGGTCTCGGTTTATGGATCAGAGGATGCACTTGCGGGTATACGGTCCTACGACCAAGTAACCCTTGATCTTACACAGTTTGATCAATCGGGTACATCTACAGTTGACGTGGACTTGACGCCGCCTTCCGGTTTTGAGAAAATCGAGCCTAGTTCGATTCAGATTAAGGTCACCATATCACCATTTGACGAGGTAGAGGAGACAACCAAAGTTTTTCCGAATGTCCCCATTACGCTTACAGGTGCGGGGAATGGACTGGAAGGGACGCTGGTTACGCCTCGAAGCGGCGGTCTGAACCTTACACTTACTGGCTCACCTAGTATGCTGGAGGGTCTGAGTAGTGAGGATCTCACGTTGACAGGCGATCTTGCTGGACTTGCGGTTGGAACGCATGAGATCAAGCTTGAAGCCGATCTGCCCCGTTTTGCCAAACTGGATGAATCATCTACTGCTCTGAGTGCAACGGTCAAAATTAGCGAAAAGGCTGAGGACACAACGACTACTCCTAGCGAAGATCCGACTGACGAGGGAACGGTTGCACCTGACCCTTCACCAGCCGAGGTCGAAAATGGGGAAACGGAGCCTGTTCCTGATGAGGAAGAAACAGAATCGAATACGGATACTCAGGATCAGGGGCAACAAGGGAGCACAAGCAATCGAGGTAATTTAAATAACAACAACAGCAGTACTGGCAGTAAAAGTGGCTCAAATCCGTAA
- the glmM gene encoding phosphoglucosamine mutase: MGKYFGTDGVRGVANKELTAELAYSIGRCGGYVLAGGVERPKVVIGMDTRISGLMLESALVAGLLSIGADVIRLGVVSTPGVAYIARLLKADAGVMISASHNPVEDNGIKFFGGDGFKLSDETENRIEELMDAETDQLPRPVGGGLGTVTTDEESRYRYLDFLKTTVNESFSGLKIVLDCANGAAYELAPKLFRELGAEVIAIGAEPNGLNINEQCGSTHPENLKQEVLKHKADLGLAFDGDADRLIAIDETGAEVDGDFILCICGDAMNRAGKLKDSTVVSTVMSNIGFYKATEKLALKTAKTAVGDRYVMEEMRRGGYNLGGEQSGHVIFLDYNTTGDGMLTAIQLVDTLKASGKKLSELKALMTQYPQVLVNVRVEDKSKYEGNAAIEQAIATVEQQLGDNGRVLVRASGTESLIRVMAEGPDKDELEQFVSQIADVVQKELV, from the coding sequence ATGGGGAAATATTTTGGTACAGACGGTGTAAGAGGGGTTGCCAATAAAGAGTTAACGGCAGAGCTGGCTTACAGCATTGGACGTTGTGGTGGTTACGTGCTTGCAGGTGGTGTGGAAAGACCAAAAGTGGTTATCGGCATGGATACTCGTATCTCGGGATTGATGTTGGAATCCGCACTGGTTGCAGGTCTGTTGTCCATTGGCGCTGATGTGATTCGTCTGGGCGTTGTATCCACTCCGGGAGTGGCGTACATTGCACGTTTGTTGAAAGCTGATGCGGGCGTGATGATCTCAGCTTCTCACAATCCGGTTGAGGATAACGGAATCAAGTTCTTTGGCGGGGATGGCTTCAAGCTGTCGGATGAAACAGAGAACCGGATTGAAGAACTGATGGATGCAGAGACAGATCAATTGCCACGGCCAGTTGGTGGCGGTCTGGGAACCGTAACGACGGATGAAGAATCCCGTTATCGTTACCTCGACTTCCTGAAAACGACTGTCAATGAGTCCTTCTCTGGACTTAAAATTGTTTTGGACTGTGCAAATGGAGCAGCTTATGAACTGGCACCAAAATTATTCCGTGAACTTGGTGCAGAAGTCATTGCCATTGGCGCTGAGCCTAACGGCCTGAATATTAATGAGCAGTGTGGATCAACGCATCCCGAGAACTTGAAGCAGGAAGTGCTCAAGCATAAAGCAGATCTGGGTCTTGCTTTTGACGGGGATGCAGATCGATTGATTGCTATTGATGAGACAGGCGCTGAAGTGGATGGAGACTTCATTCTGTGTATCTGTGGTGACGCGATGAATCGTGCAGGCAAGTTGAAGGACAGTACTGTTGTATCGACTGTAATGAGTAACATCGGATTCTACAAAGCAACAGAAAAACTTGCACTGAAAACAGCTAAAACTGCAGTAGGTGACCGTTATGTGATGGAAGAAATGCGCCGCGGCGGTTACAATTTGGGCGGAGAGCAGTCTGGCCATGTGATTTTCCTGGATTACAATACGACTGGAGACGGTATGCTGACTGCGATTCAACTCGTGGATACGCTCAAGGCTTCCGGTAAAAAACTGAGTGAACTTAAAGCGCTGATGACCCAGTACCCACAAGTATTGGTGAATGTGCGTGTTGAAGATAAGAGCAAATACGAGGGCAATGCTGCAATCGAGCAAGCTATTGCTACAGTAGAACAACAACTCGGCGATAATGGACGCGTACTCGTTCGTGCTTCAGGTACAGAATCCCTGATCCGTGTTATGGCGGAAGGACCAGATAAGGACGAACTTGAACAATTTGTGTCTCAAATCGCAGATGTAGTTCAAAAAGAATTGGTATAG